The Dryobates pubescens isolate bDryPub1 chromosome 6, bDryPub1.pri, whole genome shotgun sequence genomic interval TCAAAATAAAGATGGACTTTGATAACAGCTCTTGGTTCTGCATacttcaggaacagtgtgaggATGCAAAGCTGTCAGatgccccaggcagcccctctGCTAAAGAGGGAGAGTGAGCAGGCACAACAGTTTGCCCACACATCACGTGTTGAGGACAGATACAATAATGCACATCTTGAATAGTGCTTAAACTTTCCTAAACATTGTCATTTCATTCATCTTCTTCAGAGTGCTTCTTTCAGAGTATTTCAATAAAAAGTATTTATATAGTATAAATAAAAaagcatacacacacaaaatgccATGGGTGAGTGCCCAACAGTGTGTAAACTGGATTTTACTCATTTGCCTTGCAGCAGAAGGCAGATTAAAAAGGCTCCACAAAGGGCAGCCACAAAGGGATCAGCACTGTGCTTTCCTCTCAGACAAGACTCAGCTTTGTGGTTTCATCTTGCACTGTCAAGAACAGCCTGTAAAGCTTGGAAAGAAATATTGTAGGCATTTGGCAACACAAAATTTAAACAAATCCATAATCAGTTTTGATGCCTGAATTAAGTCTAATgatgttggacttggtgatcttcgaggtcttttccagccttattgtttctatgattctgtgatgtgtccCCACTTTCTGTTATCATACATGCATGTTACCTGCAGACTGCAACATACACCTTTGACTTGCAAGTAACAcgcaaaatgaaaataattagaGAGGCTATAATCCAGActagcactgaaaagagcctggcaagTACCAGGAGGTTTCTTGCCTTCCCAGAGCAGCTAGGGGAACTTGGCTCAGACATAGGAGATCCATTTAGGCTTCTCAATAGCAAGGGAGAATTAAAAATGGGAGCTGGAAGTGACTGGGAATATAGGGAAGAGTGAAAGTCTAAGGAaagctgtactcagcactggtgaggccacacctggagtactgtgtccagttctgggcccctcaatttaagaaggacattgagactcttgaatgtgtccagagaagggcaacgaggctggggagaggtcttgagcacaagccctatgaggagaggctaagggagctgggattgtttagcttgcagaagaggaggctcaagggagaccttattgctctctacaactacctgaagggagattgtagccaggtggggtttggtctcttgaGGTGagtaggcttgaggtgaggagaaagttctgcacagaaagagttgttagccattggaatgggctgcccagggaggtggtggagtccccatccctgaaggtgttcaaaaagggattggacatggcacttggtgccatggttttgtagtcatgaggtattgggtgacaggttggactttatgatctttgaggtcttttccaaccttattgattctgtgattctatgattaagaaTGCACAAATATATAAGCTTTTAAAAGTATACCACAAATGCTTTATTTTAGAGCACAGTGAGTAGCCTAAATAAGTAAGCCTGAATCATGGAGCTGCAGGTGGCTCCTATGTGTGCCCGGCACACTGGGTACCCCTGAGGATGTGGCTCCATATGTTTTGCTTGTATCTCATGCTTGGCATAACAGAAAAGCTGAcaaactgagcagagccaggaacTTGCACCAGACACGATCTCATTATCATCCACACTTGTGGTACACCAGTCTAAGTTTAGTGTCAATGTCATGTAGATAAGACTGAATAGGCTGGTGCATCTATACAGTGCAGCGCAGCGAGCACAGGTGGTGGCTGTAGagtcagctgccctgggtgatgcagTGTCTGGACAGAGTGGTTGGTGCAGATCTGCTCCTGATCTGAAAACACTCAAAAGTATAATGATAACTCTGCACAGTGCTGAATTACATTACAAACATAATCTGTGCAAACAGTTGTAAGCACAGAGGCTTACAGGTTTGAATTCTGATTGCAATGTGATTGTTTTAATGATGGTTTTCCTGACTTACAGTAGTATTGTTGAGACTAGTCAAATTCCAGAAAGATACGGCACCTGGGCAATTTTAAGCAGCCTGAAACAATAGGATATTGCATTTGTTTAAGTTTCCAAGTGATGTGTTTTACAGTTGTGCTACTTGTTTCTTCATTTTACGAAGTATTGTGCAACCCTCAGAAACAATCAGAAACAGTATTGCCAAGGGATTCTTTACTGAAGAATGGCCTGGATCACTCTATAAAATGTAAACAATTTGTACAAGCTTTATACTGAAGCAGTCCCACTTGGATATTTTGTAAAattaagagaaagaaggaaaatacacATAATTCCAGGTATGGGAAAGAGACAAAGAAACCCACTGCGGGAGGGCTGTTCATGGAAAGCTGTGAAAGGAAAAggtaaggaaagaaaacagttcAAGGTCATGTCCTTGAGACATTCTAGCTGCTGTTTGTGAGGATTTATGAGCACCTTGCCAGTGTCCAAAAGAGAAGCCAACGGCTGCCATAGTCACAGGAAAAATGGAGAACTTAGTCTGTGAAGCTTTAGGTAAGTAATTCTTAACATTTGTAAAAAATctcttgggggttttggggttttcttggaAAAGATAGGACTGTGGCAGAGAGAGAACATTTTCCTCtcaaagagcaaacaaaaactCTCCAGGCTGTGTAATTCCTCttcctttaaatttttttttacctccacAACAATGGCTTTTATCCACCTACATAGAGCACCTTCATTCAGAATGGTAAAGGTACTGATGTCCCCACAGACTTTGTCAGTCCCCTGCATTTGGCATTCCTGTCAAATCAATCAGGATTCCAAACAGATTAGTCCTGAACGCCTTTCCTTTAATCTGAAACTCATCCACTTCACCCGTTCACATCCTTTTCTCTTCCATATCTTATATCAGGCAGGGTTTTCTAGGACTCAGAAACAATTGATTTTAGGTGGCATATGTTTTCAGTCATTCAATCTTTTATGCCTAATAAAACTAACCTTGACTCAAGAATTTGGGACTGGCTTCAGTAGGACCTGCATCTGAATTAAGTTGCcagaatcagaaaaaaaataataaacctgCATTATCTAAGagctaaaataataaaatagagGTAGACACAAGGACAATTTTTGGAATGTAACAGAGACTAAGGGCCTGATCATTCATTGCCTGTATTTTGTACCACGCTAATGCACTGGTGTGATAAAATGCTTCACCCAAGCTATGCTTGATTGTAAGGGACTATTCAAAGCCACAGAGAATCAGAGCCTAGAAAATTGGGTGATCATTTGTTGCATACAGTCAAAATAATACTCAGGCTGTAACAAATGCAGGACAAGGACAAGTCTATAAACATGCTGGTTGCAGAGCACATAATACAGGGAGACCACCTGGTGCTACCACAGTAAAACAAAACATCTAAAAtagattttcctttctctcctgtctAATAGTAACAGAGCAGACAAAAGTGGGGGGTAGGAGGGGAGacaggaggtgaggaagaaaaaaataaatcaattcaTGTTTTgttacagcattaaaaaaatagtACTAAGACTCTGAATTCCTGGGCTCACAGTGCACTGAAGTTACACTCAGTAAACAGATGAGAAACAGTGAGTtgggtgcagggctgtgagcagcagaggtAAGAAATGGTGCAATGTGTCaccctccatcaggtccatgctgAGGTGTTCTTCTTCTTACCAACTGCAACTGGAGTTTGGGCACCTTGAGGACTGGGGATGGAATGGAATCTGTTCTGATGGATCCAAAGTAAACAGCAATCTCTCATTTTTACTGCAAAATAACTGGTTTAAGTGCTGCATCTAAGCATGGATCTAGATACTTGCTAAGAAGAGCTGTAACGCTTGGGGTTTAGGTAACTGATTACCACTACCAGGAAAAAGGCAAATCAGCCTGCTGGCAATGGGAAATGCCCAGCACTATAAGCCAGAATTCTGGTGGATCTAAGACAAGTGGATCCAGTGCCTAGAATACCCTTTGCAGTAAGAAGCCCATGTGACTGATGATAGtgggaagggtggctgtcatAGGGATGAACCTATTTTTGCTCCTCTTTGAAGCTGGGTCATGTACTGGGTGGGAATTCAGGATTCTTACAGCTCACCCCAGAGATGGGGCTGAGAAAAGGGAAgaccacttttttttcccctggcactgctcagaAAGAGTTGTTTTGACACCTCTGTCACTTGGCAATGGTAGGAAGAAGCACGGCGCACTCTgaggcacacacagagagatggCTGATGCTGATCTGCACAAGAGGCAGTACCGCTGACTGGGGAAGCCTAGAACAGTGACAGCAGCCAGGATTGCACTTAGCaaagacagaagcagcagcctggccaggtttGGGTTCACACCCTAAGCTGGGCTGACTACCAACATCTAATTTTTGTCTAATCCCTAAATGCTACAAAAACAACTCATTTTCTTCTCAAGAAGTGATTGTCAAGAATCTGAAATAAATGATGGGGGGTTAAAAATTTTTGCTTGgtacaggaaaaacaaaaacaaagcaagagcGTTCCGATTTCCTCGGGAAGTTTCCTTGATGCCTAAGGGTTGTGCAGCCTAAATTCCCCTCAGGGCTCCAGAAAGCCGGGAGTGGGAGCTTGGCGTGCCGTACCCGTACGCCTCTTACCCAACCCCCTGGAGCGGGCAGAGATGCCAGATTTAGGAGTAAAAAAAGTGCCGTGAGCGGCAGAGAAGCGAGCAGAGAGGGGGGGGCGAGGCTAGAGGGCAGCGGGGCCGGCCGGGGTGCGAGCTGCCCGGCGCTTCCCTGCCTTCTTCTCCCCCTAGCCGGTGTCAGGTATTGCGAGGAGGGGTAGGGGCCCGGGGAGGAGAtggctggaggctttccagccccagctcacgCAATGCAAACTCTGCACGCAACGGGGAGGCGACAGGCGGAGGAGGGGAAGCTCTCCGGCTTCCTCAGCCCCCAAGATGCAGGCGAGACTTCGCCTCTCGACAGAGAGGGCTGCGGAGCCCGCCTGCCACTCCGCTCCTTCCTGGAACCTCCTCCGCGAAAACTTTTGCCCCCTGCCATAAAAGCCTTCACGGCTCAGCCTGTCCACTTGGCGACGGCTCAAGGGCAGCTGGCAAATAGCTGCGACCCCTGAAGCCAGAGGAAGGGCCAGGCAGCGGCGATTTGTCAGCGGGACTAACTGCGGCCCGCCAGCAGCGCTCCGCGCCGCGCACCGCGGATGCCGGCGGGTTTAAAGCCGCCAGTATCGATGCCAGGCGCCCAGGCACGCCTGTGCCGACTCCCGCTCAGAAGGAGGGCAGCGGGCCGTAATCCCCGCGCCCTCTGAACCGTTCGCCTTCActccctgaagcaggctgggtTTGGCCCTATCCCGTCTCCTAGGCCAGCAGGCGagtgggagggaaagaaggagcgACAGCAGCTCACTCGCCACCGGCTTGAGGGGCTGCACCGGGCAGGTGGCTGCCGGCGGGAGGGGCTCCGAAGGGTTAAAGAGTTGGGAAGGTGATAATAACTGCGCTGGGAAGGGGTGCAGTTGGCATTTGTCTGCACATGACCTACCAAGCTCCAGGTGACAGGAACCAGGACTCCTAATGAGTTTCTCAGAGTCTGGGATTTGAACATCGTCGTCGCCGCTCTCCTTTCGGGGCTGCCCGGCTCCTCCATCCTCCCCGAGGTATCGGATGCAAGCACCGTGCAACAGGTTAGTTCTGCTATGGGCGCCCGACGTAGCGGTGTTTTtcatccctccttcctctcgCTGCTTCAGAAAGTCTGGAGCAAACGGTAGGGGTGGGTGGTCTCCGGGCACGGGGTTGGGAAGCAGgaccaggcagctctgccatgccGGGACCTCAGGCACCCTCTGCAGCCCATCTCCGGCGACGCCGGCCACCAGCCTGCGCTGCCGCGACGGGCACAAGGGTacggggagaggagggaaagactCGGGAAACAGGGAGCTCCGTCCCTACATGCGGAGGGTTCCTCTTCGGAGCAGCGGGAAGCTGCGACGGCTGTGCGAGGAGCCTGTTTTGGGCTGGCACCCTTCCGCCGGGAGCAGCGATGTAAAGCGCAGGGATGAACCTGTTTCTAGCGCACAGCGGCTGCCCGCGCCTGCGGAGGCTCCTCCGGCGAGAGCATCCGCCTGCCtccccttctgcctctctgtgcCGTGACCTTCTGGGTCCTGGGCTGAAACTTTCTGTGGCGGGATGgtagagagcagcagcctcaccGCCGAATATGATTTTCATCCTTTTTTGAGCGAATGCCCCTTGACTGTCGAGTATCCCTTGTATTTCGCGCAGGATACGGGCGGGCCTTAGGCACAGGAGAAGGGCATAGCACGAACGCATCCCGACACAGAACGCCAAGACGGCTGCCGGCGCTGCCCTCCGCCACGCCAGCGCGTCTCCTTGCCTGCCTGGACGTCTCCTTGCCTGAGGGCGACGGGGAGCTTGCCATAGGGTCGCTGCCCGCTGActtgcctttccctttcccttgcaCCATGGCCCTCGAGAAGCTCGGGGAAGCCCTTCGTGGCATCCCCCCCTTGcaaagctccctgctgctccttctctgcctgctcgCTGCCATCCACCTGGGCAAGGTCCTCATGCAGCAGCGCCGGCGGCAGGGCCAGCGCCGGGCGCCGCCGGGCCCTTTCCCCTGGCCCTTGATCGGCAACGCGGCGCAGCTGGGCAGCGCCCCACACCTTTCCTTCGCCCGCCTGGCAAGCACCTACGGCGCCGTCTTCCAATTGCGCCTGGGGCGCTGGCCCGTGGTGGTGCTGAACGGGGAGCGGGCCATTCGCCAGGCCCTCGTCCGCCAGGGGGCCGCCTTCGCCGGCCGCCCGCCGTTCCCCTCTTTCCGGCTGGTGTCAGGCgggctcagcctggccttcGGCGGCTACTCGGACCTGTGGAAGCTGCACCGCAGGGCGGCGCACGCCACGGTGCGCGCCTTCTCCACCGGCAGCCCTGCCACCCGCcgcctgctggagcagcacctGGTGGGCGAGGCGCGGGCGCTGGTGGCGCTGCTGGTGAGCGGCAGCGCCGGTGGCGCCTTCCTCGACCCTTCGCGGGTCCTGGTGGTAGCCGTGGCCAACGTAATGAGCGCCCTGTGCTTCGGCCGACGCTACAGCCACGGCGACGGCGAGTTCCTGAGCCTCGTGGGGCGCAACGAGCAGTTCGGGCGGGCTGTGGGAGCCGGCAGCTTGGTGGATgcgctgccctggctccagcgcTTCCCCAGCCCCGTGCGTGCCGCTTACCGCGCCTTCCGCGACCTCAACCGCGACTTCTACGGCTTCGTCCGCGGCAAGTTCCTGCAGCATCAGCGCAGCCTGCGCCCGGGGGCCGCTCCTCGCGACATGATGGACGCCTTTATCCGCCTGCAGCGGGAGCAGCCGCGGCTGCAGCTCGAGCACGTGCCCGCCACCGTCACCGACATCTTCGGCGCCAGCCAAGACACCCTCTCCACCGCCCTGCAGTGgctcctcatcttcctcatcaGGTAGGTGCCGGCGGTGCGCCGGCCTTGGGGTTGCATCCTGCTCAAATGGCACTGCGCGGGCTCGGCGGTAAAAGCCGGCCCAAACAGCTGTCGGTGCCGTTCGCCCTGGGAAGAGCTAGGGGAGTGGCACCGCCAGGGACCCATCAGTGGGGCGAGTGTCAGAGGGAGCGGACGGCCCGAGTGCCGGGTTACCTCAGCAGTTCTTGATTAACTAACATGGAAGCTCTAGAAAACCTGCCAGGAaaagatgagaaagaaaaaaacaaacaaacaaaacaaaacaatacatccaacaataaaaccaaaccca includes:
- the LOC104310306 gene encoding cytochrome P450 1B1 produces the protein MALEKLGEALRGIPPLQSSLLLLLCLLAAIHLGKVLMQQRRRQGQRRAPPGPFPWPLIGNAAQLGSAPHLSFARLASTYGAVFQLRLGRWPVVVLNGERAIRQALVRQGAAFAGRPPFPSFRLVSGGLSLAFGGYSDLWKLHRRAAHATVRAFSTGSPATRRLLEQHLVGEARALVALLVSGSAGGAFLDPSRVLVVAVANVMSALCFGRRYSHGDGEFLSLVGRNEQFGRAVGAGSLVDALPWLQRFPSPVRAAYRAFRDLNRDFYGFVRGKFLQHQRSLRPGAAPRDMMDAFIRLQREQPRLQLEHVPATVTDIFGASQDTLSTALQWLLIFLIRYPNVQAKMQEEVDRIVGRDRLPCAEDQPHLPYIMAFLYESMRFSSFVPVTIPHATTTNTFIMGYLIPKDTVIFVNQWSVNHDPAKWSNPEDFDPTRFLDENGFINKDLTSSVMIFSLGKRRCIGEELSKVQLFLFTSILVHQCNFTANPNEDPKMDFTYGLTIKPKPFTLNVTLRDTMDLLDQAVQRLQAEKAASENQLSANA